One genomic segment of Hevea brasiliensis isolate MT/VB/25A 57/8 chromosome 3, ASM3005281v1, whole genome shotgun sequence includes these proteins:
- the LOC110647851 gene encoding uncharacterized protein LOC110647851, translating into MSPAPVDVRPSLTSNPSSLQNPSFDSFSLNSFSDDHQQSIKSPIFTIPNEFGDHGGLACRNGLRTGSVASSRTRPRFVKVRKQLHVKSQGVSGEFGLGFNPFHSGVESSSRSNDYSSSSNEVLEKCESNGVDCSNVIFVFGASSSSSTSNLTATMNLDSGERVFDASGEELSSKVRPVKSDDIGFVFNDKQWHFNDNEGKSVSKAANGKLDSESCVFGNKQRQLSENEGKPISNADNGKLHSVGFVFGASENNVELKLGLEKEESRECNSDSGAYYVGKGSSRTEVEHGRDGSAGFDFGAEKSNLGSNLSFEKGESSGIAKDPDSSNTGFIFGATASTSSGKMGISGTGSVFGATWFNSSDKNESGGRLQNLVSDHAEKMEVAETAHEVKGAEVKIDINGIGSWKGDYDKVPYIFGSSSKKSSNSRECMATSCNDEAKSSNGNFESCNSFAKAQNGTSDSSNDGKCKLGSFGNSSNIANVFMANPVFTNITDEMKKLNIDGSNNVDGLDNKKFVFRSKKMTSASSNGVSVTTSHEWNSEGLINTAKGTDGDPFESTAKKESVNVVGASTGIFNSETIRSQIGLAKTSAESSLSHNSRGQVIDNTQLNGAAALSSFSSIGLDSQGNVEASEPPPMPGFGKENDKSSYTSTADRLGVFTEFKTPQWDPSCLKESLFPELNRKLEFSVKGRSRKVKKSKTLRGKLKRLSQNKQQQEQDQVKNGSAQEAMNSPGCYSPMDFSPYETTTTEKFSRENSRISNDSIFMDKNGMSSVLHSTVPSSLKDSEGLDLEKGGETNLENDVYHSERCFVGDSPTKPFVFEMGCSNCNSEPVCTSSGAGVSTVKDTSGINIESNHQIHFSFASGLEDVDGSKFSFSASSSAPNSSSAAKRPHRKKNRRKVPCETFVIGANSNNKDQEGDLSTSQRKLGNNSGANELLKQGSMSSTAVAIQEACETWRLRGNHAYKSGDLSKAEDFYTRGIDSVPYSERSGCSLKPLIICYSNRAATRMSLGNLREALRDCTMAAALDPRFLKVQMRAANCYLALGEIEKAQVHFTNCFESGDCVCLDRRITIEAADGLQKAQKVAECMNHSAKLFSQQTSDAALSALDIIAEALSISPYSERLLEMKAESMFMLRKYEEVIQLCEQTLCAAEKNFISSGTNDQFVDKDDSRTDSHLFVRLWRWCLISKSYFYLGRLEAALDLLEKSEQMGSISDKYASKIPDASLSLAVTIRTLLHRKKAGNEAFRSGRYTEALEHYTAAVSSNVESRPFAAICFCNRAAAHQALGQIADAIADCSLAIALDGNYSKAVSRRASLDEIIRDYGQAANDLQRFITLLENHSDGKARRSGTPGRSTSSTKELKQAKRRLSLMEEEAKKGIPLDLYLILGVKEADTAAEMKKAYRKAALRHHPDKAGQFLQRSEGGDEGRLWKDIVQEVHKDADRLFKMIGEAYAVLSDPAKRSNYDLEEEIRKASKENKGSHPPRRTSDGYSYSYGRSNHQRNWQDNWNTYGHSRSRW; encoded by the exons ATGTCGCCGGCGCCGGTGGATGTTCGGCCTTCCCTTACCTCCAATCCTTcatctcttcaaaaccctagttttgatTCTTTTTCTCTGAACAGTTTCTCAGATGATCATCAACAAAGCATAAAGTCCCCAATTTTTACTATCCCAAATGAATTCGGCGATCATGGCGGCCTCGCTTGTAGGAATGGTTTGCGAACAGGGTCTGTGGCGTCGAGCCGAACTCGCCCGAGGTTTGTGAAGGTGAGGAAACAGTTGCATGTGAAGTCGCAGGGGGTATCAGGCGAGTTCGGCCTGGGTTTTAACCCTTTTCATTCGGGTGTTGAGAGTTCGAGTCGTAGTAACGATTATAGCAGTAGTTCAAATGAGGTTTTAGAGAAATGTGAGTCAAATGGGGTTGATTGTTCAAATGTGATTTTTGTTTTCGGTGCTAGTAGCAGTAGTTCTACATCCAATTTGACTGCCACCATGAATTTGGATTCTGGGGAGAGAGTATTTGATGCTAGTGGAGAAGAATTGAGTTCCAAAGTGCGGCCTGTGAAATCTGACGATATTGGTTTTGTGTTTAACGATAAGCAGTGGCACTTCAATGACAACGAGGGAAAATCAGTTTCAAAAGCAGCGAATGGGAAGCTTGACAGTGAATCTTGTGTGTTTGGAAATAAGCAGAGGCAATTAAGTGAAAATGAGGGAAAACCAATTTCAAACGCTGACAATGGGAAGCTTCATAGTGTTGGTTTTGTGTTTGGTGCTAGTGAGAATAATGTGGAGCTGAAGTTGGGGTTGGAAAAGGAAGAATCAAGAGAGTGCAATTCTGATTCAGGTGCCTATTATGTAGGGAAGGGGAGTTCAAGGACTGAAGTTGAGCATGGGAGGGATGGTTCTGCGGGTTTTGATTTTGGTGCTGAGAAGAGCAATTTGGGGTCAAATTTGAGTTTCGAGAAGGGAGAGTCTAGTGGTATTGCGAAAGATCCAGATTCTAGTAATACTGGGTTCATATTTGGTGCTACTGCCAGTACTTCCAGTGGAAAGATGGGGATTTCTGGTACTGGTTCTGTTTTTGGTGCTACTTGGTTTAATTCAAGTGACAAGAACGAATCTGGTGGAAGGCTTCAGAATTTGGTCTCTGATCATGCAGAGAAGATGGAAGTGGCTGAAACAGCTCATGAGGTCAAAGGTGCTGAAGTTAAGATTGACATTAATGGAATTGGGAGTTGGAAGGGGGATTATGATAAGGTTCCCTATATATTTGGTAGTAGCAGTAAGAAAAGCTCCAATTCCCGAGAATGCATGGCTACCAGCTGCAATGATGAGGCAAAGTCTAGCAATGGAAATTTTGAAAGCTGTAACAGCTTTGCAAAGGCTCAAAATGGTACTTCAGATTCTAGCAATGATGGTAAGTGTAAACTTGGATCATTTGGAAACAGTAGTAACATAGCTAATGTTTTTATGGCAAACCCTGTATTTACTAATATCACCGATGAGATGAAAAAATTGAATATTGATGGTTCTAATAACGTTGATGGGTTGGACAATAAGAAGTTTGTGTTTAGAAGCAAAAAAATGACTTCTGCCTCTTCTAATGGAGTTTCAGTCACTACTTCTCATGAATGGAATTCAGAAGGTCTTATTAATACAGCTAAGGGCACTGATGGTGATCCATTTGAATCAACTGCTAAGAAGGAAAGTGTTAATGTAGTTGGTGCTTCCACCGGAATTTTCAATTCTGAAACAATTAGATCTCAGATAGGACTAGCAAAGACTTCTGCTGAAAGCTCGTTATCTCATAATTCTCGTGGTCAAGTGATTGACAATACACAGCTAAATGGAGCTGCTGCATTGTCTTCGTTCTCATCTATTGGTCTTGATTCCCAAGGCAATGTTGAGGCATCTGAACCACCTCCTATGCCTGGGTTTGGAAAGGAAAATGATAAAAGTAGTTATACAAGCACTGCAGATAGATTAGGAGTGTTTACAGAATTCAAAACACCTCAGTGGGATCCTTCTTGTTTAAAAGAAAGTCTATTTCCTGAATTAAATAGAAAACTTGAATTCAGTGTAAAGGGTAGATCAAGAAAGGTCAAAAAGTCAAAGACACTGAGGGGAAAATTGAAGCGACTGTCTCAAAATAAGCAACAACAAGAGCAAGATCAAGTGAAAAATGGCAGTGCCCAAGAGGCTATGAACTCCCCAGGATGTTATTCACCAatggatttttctccttatgagaCTACCACAACTGAGAAGTTTTCAAGGGAAAATTCCAGGATATCAAATGATTCCATTTTCATGGACAAGAATGGCATGTCTTCTGTCTTGCATTCAACAGTGCCTAGCAGTCTCAAAGATAGCGAAGGATTAGATCTTGAAAAAGGTGGTGAGACAAATCTGGAGAATGATGTATATCATTCTGAAAGATGTTTTGTTGGTGATTCTCCCACAAAACCGTTTGTTTTTGAAATGGGATGCTCTAATTGCAACAGCGAGCCAGTCTGCACTAGTAGTGGTGCTGGTGTTTCTACTGTTAAAGATACATCTGGCATAAACATTGAAAGCAATCATCAAATACATTTTAGTTTTGCTTCAGGTTTGGAAGATGTAGATGGGAGCAAATTTTCCTTTTCTGCTTCATCCTCTGCGCCAAATAGTTCATCTGCAGCCAAACGGCCACATAGGAAGAAAAATAGAAGAAAAGTTCCTTGTGAAACATTTGTTATTGGTGCAAACTCAAATAATAAG GATCAAGAAGGAGATTTATCTACTTCACAACGAAAATTGGGGAATAATTCTGGAGCAAACGAACTGTTGAAACAGGGTTCTATGTCATCCACTGCTGTTGCAATTCAGGAAGCTTGTGAAACATGGCGACTCAG GGGCAATCATGCTTATAAAAGTGGAGATTTGTCCAAAGCTGAAGATTTCTACACACGTGGAATAGATTCTGTCCCTTATAGTGAGAGATCAGGATGCTCCCTCAAGCCTCTTATTATTTGCTACAGCAACCGGGCAGCAACTCGAATGTCTCTTGGAAACTTGAGGGAAGCTTTAAGGGATTGTACAATGGCTGCTGCTCTAGATCCCAGATTTCTCAAAGTTCAAATGAGAGCTGCCAA TTGTTATCTTGCACTGGGGGAAATTGAAAAGGCACAGGTCCACTTCACTAATTGCTTCGAGTCAGGGGATTGTGTGTGTTTGGACCGGAGAATCACAATAGAAGCTGCTGATGGCCTACAAaaagctcag AAAGTGGCTGAGTGTATGAATCATTCTGCCAAACTTTTTTCACAACAGACATCTGATGCAGCACTTAGTGCTTTAGACATAATTGCAGAGGCCTTGTCAATTAGCCCATATTCAGAAAGATTACTGGAAATGAAAGCAGAGTCCATGTTTATG TTACGGAAGTATGAAGAGGTGATTCAGCTGTGTGAGCAGACTCTTTGTGCTGCTGAAAAGAATTTCATTTCATCAGGCACCAATGACCAGTTTGTAGATAAAGACGATTCTCGAACTGATAGCCACTTATTTGTGAGGCTGTGGAGGTGGTGCTTAATATCAAAGTCCTACTTTTATTTGGGAAGGCTTGAAGCGGCTCTTGATTTACTCGAGAAATCAGAGCAAATGGGATCTATAAGTGACAA GTACGCAAGCAAGATACCAGATGCATCACTTTCATTAGCAGTCACCATACGTACTCTCTTGCATCGTAAG AAGGCAGGTAATGAAGCATTTCGATCAGGAAGGTACACAGAAGCATTAGAGCATTACACTGCAGCTGTATCAAGCAATGTTGAATCACGTCCTTTTGCAGCTATCTGTTTTTGCAACAGAGCTGCTGCACACCAAGCCTTGGGCCAAATTGCTGATGCCATTGCTGATTGCAGTCTAGCCATAGCCCTTGATGGAAATTACTCAAAG GCAGTTTCCAGGAGAGCTTCCTTGGATGAGATTATCAGAGACTATGGACAAGCAGCCAATGATCTCCAAAGATTCATAACTTTACTTGAAAATCATTCTGATGGAAAAGCTAGACGGTCTGGCACACCTGGTAGATCCACCAGCAGTACAAAAGAATTAAAGCAAGCTAAACGGCGTTTATCCTTGatggaggaagaagctaagaaaggaATACCATTGGATTTATACCTTATTTT GGGAGTTAAAGAAGCTGATACAGCAGCCGAAATGAAAAAGGCATACCGTAAAGCAGCACTTAGACATCATCCAGATAAG GCTGGTCAGTTCTTGCAAAGAAGTGAAGGTGGAGATGAGGGGCGACTTTGGAAGGATATTGTCCAGGAGGTGCACAAGGATGCTGATCGGTTATTTAAAATGATAGGAGAAGCATATGCTGTGCTCTCAGACCCAGCTAAG AGATCAAATTATGATCTAGAAGAGGAAATTAGAAAAGCATCGAAGGAAAACAAAGGAAGCCACCCTCCCAGAAGAACATCAGATGGTTACAGCTATTCATATGGGAGGAGTAACCATCAGCGAAATTGGCAGGACAATTGGAATACATATGGTCATTCACGTTCTCGATGGTAA
- the LOC110647850 gene encoding eukaryotic translation initiation factor 3 subunit E, which produces MNISTTTRATMATYDLTPRIAPNLDRHLVFPLLEFLQERQLYPEEQIFKSKIELLNKTNMVDYAMDIHKSLYHTEDVPQDMVERRAEVVARLKALEEGAAPLVAFLQNANSVQELRADKQYNLQMLNDRYQIGPKQIEALYQYAKFQFECGNYSGAADYLYQYRALCTNSERSLSALWGKLAAEILMQNWDSALEELNRLKEIIDSKSFSSPLNQMQSRVWLMHWSLFIFFNHDNGRTQIIDLFNQDKYLNAIQTNAPHLLRYLSTAFIVNKRRRPQFKDFIKVVQQEQHSYKDPITEFLACVYVNYDFDGAQKKMRECEEVILNDPFLGKQIEDGNFSTVPLRDEFLENARLFIFETYCRIHQRIDMGVLAEKLNLNYEEAERWIVNLIRNSKLDAKIDSKLETVIMEPNYPNVYEQLIDHTKALSGRTYKLVSQLLDHVQAQATR; this is translated from the exons ATGAACATCAGCACTACCACCAGAGCAACAATGGCTACTTACGATCTAACACCGAGAATCGCACCAAATCTGGACAGACACCTGGTGTTCCCTCTCTTGGAGTTTCTCCAAGAAAGGCAGCTATACCCCGAGGAACAGATCTTCAAGTCCAAAATCGAGCTCTTGAACAAAACTAACATGGTCGATTATGCCATGGACATCCACAAGAGCCTCTACCACACCGAAGACGTCCCTCAAG ACATGGTGGAGAGGAGAGCGGAGGTCGTTGCGAGATTGAAGGCCCTTGAGGAGGGGGCGGCACCGCTTGTGGCGTTTTTGCAGAATGCGAACTCCGTGCAGGAGTTGCGAGCGGACAAACAGTACAATCTTCAAATGCTTAATGACCGTTACCAG ATTGGTCCAAAGCAGATTGAGGCTCTATATCAGTATGCCAAATTTCAGTTTGAGTGTGGAAACTACTCTGGTGCAGCTGACTACCTGTATCAGTACAGGGCTTTGTGCACTAACAGTGAAAGGAGTCTGAGTGCACTGTGGGGGAAGTTGGCAGCTGAGATATTGATGCAAAACTGGGATAGTGCTCTTGAAGAACTTAATCGGTTGAAAGAAATAATTGATTCAAAG AGTTTCTCATCACCATTGAATCAGATGCAAAGTCGAGTATGGTTGATGCATTGGAGTCTTTTCATCTTTTTCAACCATGACAATGGAAGAACACAGATTATTGATTTATTTAATCAGGACAA GTATCTCAATGCCATTCAAACCAATGCTCCCCATCTTTTGAGGTACCTATCAACTGCATTCATTGTCAACAAAAGGAGAAGACCTCAATTCAAAGACTTTATAAAAGTCGTACAGCAAGAGCAGCACTCGTACAAAGATCCCATCACAGAGTTTTTAGCATGTGTATATGTTAATTATGATTTTGATGGGGCACAAAAGAAGATGAGGGAGTGTGAAGAA GTGATTTTAAATGATCCATTCCTTGGAAAACAAATTGAAGATGGTAACTTTTCTACGGTGCCTCTGAGAGATGAGTTCCTTGAAAATGCCCGCCTATTTATCTTTGAAACTTATTGCCGTATACATCAACGTATTGACATGGG AGTCCTTGCTGAGAAATTGAACCTGAATTATGAGGAGGCTGAGAGATGGATTGTAAATCTTATTCGAAACTCAAAGCTTGATGCTAAGATTGATTCAAAATTAGAAACTGTTATCATGGAGCCTAATTATCCCAACGT GTATGAGCAGTTGATAGATCACACCAAGGCATTGTCAGGGCGTACTTACAAGTTAGTCAGTCAACTTTTAGATCACGTACAGGCACAAGCTACACGATGA